One window of Myxococcus xanthus genomic DNA carries:
- a CDS encoding prolipoprotein diacylglyceryl transferase, whose translation MIPYWHAPSIELGPLKIEPFGILVAVGILLAARLLGRNAEREGLNPEPLADFAPWGVGVGVVVGHWVHLFFYHPEELSKSPFQILKVWDGLSSFGGLLGGILAAVVFFKVRKLRFSDYADSFALGVAPGWAVARLGCFAVHDHPGVPTDFFLAVAFPGGPRHDLGMYDAMALFAISGVLYALRNAGKLKGRLLPLLAVLYAACRFFFDFLRATDMAYVDARYFGLTPAQYGCIALALYGIWGVLRPQAPGAASSPPPSSPKSPGTVGVR comes from the coding sequence GTGATTCCCTATTGGCACGCCCCCTCGATTGAGCTGGGGCCCCTGAAAATCGAGCCCTTCGGCATCCTCGTCGCGGTGGGCATCCTGTTGGCCGCTCGCCTGCTTGGCCGGAACGCCGAGCGCGAAGGCCTGAACCCGGAGCCGCTCGCCGACTTCGCGCCCTGGGGCGTGGGCGTCGGCGTCGTCGTGGGCCACTGGGTGCACCTGTTCTTCTACCACCCGGAGGAGCTGTCCAAGAGCCCGTTCCAGATTTTGAAGGTCTGGGATGGCCTGTCCTCGTTCGGTGGCCTTCTGGGCGGCATCCTCGCCGCCGTCGTGTTCTTCAAGGTCCGCAAGCTGCGCTTCTCGGACTACGCGGACTCGTTCGCCCTGGGCGTGGCGCCGGGCTGGGCGGTGGCGCGGCTGGGCTGCTTCGCCGTGCATGACCACCCGGGCGTGCCCACGGACTTCTTCCTGGCGGTGGCCTTCCCCGGCGGCCCCCGGCACGACCTGGGCATGTACGACGCCATGGCGCTCTTCGCCATCAGCGGCGTGCTGTACGCCCTGCGCAACGCGGGGAAGCTGAAGGGGCGCCTGCTGCCGCTGCTGGCGGTGCTGTACGCGGCGTGCCGCTTCTTCTTCGACTTCCTGCGCGCCACGGACATGGCCTACGTGGACGCCCGCTACTTCGGACTGACGCCCGCGCAGTACGGCTGCATCGCGCTGGCGCTCTACGGCATCTGGGGCGTCCTGCGGCCTCAGGCGCCGGGCGCGGCCTCCTCGCCGCCGCCGTCGTCGCCGAAGAGCCCGGGAACGGTAGGCGTGCGGTAG
- a CDS encoding class I SAM-dependent methyltransferase produces MKALAYDAVMTPLGWLGLTAARRKLVRGLSGHVLEVGTGTGLALPGYPDTVTAVTAIDVDEAALARAQRRRPDARLLYASVESLPFPTASFDAVVSSLVFCSVEAPAQALTEIFRVLRPGGALRMLEHVRAPSPALATVQDLLTPAWMRVSGGCRLDRETFDLVRRAGFDIERRVQRLQGVSELIIARRPAS; encoded by the coding sequence ATGAAGGCACTCGCGTACGACGCAGTCATGACGCCCCTGGGCTGGCTGGGCCTCACCGCCGCCCGGCGCAAGCTGGTGCGCGGCCTGTCCGGCCACGTGCTGGAGGTGGGCACCGGCACCGGCCTGGCGTTGCCCGGCTACCCGGACACCGTCACCGCCGTCACCGCCATCGACGTGGACGAAGCGGCGCTCGCGCGCGCCCAGCGACGGCGGCCCGACGCGCGGCTGCTGTATGCCAGCGTGGAGTCCCTGCCCTTCCCCACCGCCTCCTTCGACGCCGTGGTGTCCAGCCTCGTCTTCTGCAGCGTGGAGGCCCCGGCGCAGGCGCTGACGGAGATTTTCCGGGTCCTGCGCCCGGGCGGCGCGCTGCGCATGCTGGAGCATGTGCGCGCGCCCTCGCCAGCGCTGGCCACCGTGCAGGACTTGCTCACCCCCGCCTGGATGCGGGTGAGCGGCGGGTGCCGGCTGGACCGGGAGACGTTCGACCTGGTGCGGCGCGCGGGCTTCGACATCGAGCGGCGCGTGCAGCGGCTCCAGGGCGTGAGCGAGCTCATCATCGCCCGGCGCCCGGCGAGCTGA
- a CDS encoding sigma-70 family RNA polymerase sigma factor — protein sequence MDRSAREGLAQAVREHERFLWGLCYRMTGVSADAEDLVQETFVRALASPPARTEALRPWLTRVAVNLARDTLRRRKREGYVGPWLPSPLDTGEEELPPPGVEARLPGGGSTEGRYALLESVSFAFLLALEVLSPKQRAVLLLRDVFDYSVREVAEALNLRESNVKVVHHRARAAMAAYDRARCLPTREFQARARAALEGFLGALLTGDVAAAEALLASDVCALSDGGGQYRAARVPVLGQSRVLLLYRRLMEMRGAPSAVELRMLNGLPAVVAVFPPPQRDPQAGTQMVVRVELGADGRITQVHSILTDRKLAGLRMPVPA from the coding sequence ATGGACCGCTCCGCGCGCGAAGGACTGGCGCAGGCCGTGCGCGAGCACGAGCGCTTCCTGTGGGGGCTCTGCTACCGCATGACGGGCGTGTCGGCGGACGCGGAGGACCTGGTGCAGGAGACCTTCGTGCGCGCCCTGGCCTCGCCGCCCGCGCGAACGGAGGCGCTGCGCCCCTGGCTGACGCGGGTGGCGGTGAACCTGGCCCGGGACACGTTGCGGCGGCGCAAGCGCGAGGGCTACGTGGGCCCCTGGCTGCCCTCGCCGCTGGACACGGGAGAGGAGGAGCTGCCGCCCCCTGGCGTGGAGGCGCGGCTGCCGGGAGGCGGCTCCACGGAGGGTCGCTACGCGCTGCTGGAGAGTGTCTCCTTCGCCTTCCTGCTCGCGCTGGAGGTGCTGTCTCCCAAGCAGCGGGCGGTGCTGCTCCTGCGCGACGTGTTCGACTACTCGGTGCGCGAGGTGGCCGAGGCGCTGAACCTGCGCGAGTCCAACGTGAAGGTGGTGCACCACCGCGCGCGGGCGGCGATGGCGGCGTACGACCGCGCCCGCTGCCTGCCGACGCGGGAGTTCCAAGCGCGCGCCCGCGCCGCGCTGGAGGGCTTCCTGGGTGCGCTGCTGACGGGGGACGTGGCGGCGGCGGAGGCGCTGCTCGCCAGCGACGTGTGCGCGCTGTCGGACGGCGGTGGCCAGTACCGCGCCGCGCGCGTGCCGGTGCTGGGACAGTCGCGCGTGCTGCTGCTCTACCGGCGGCTGATGGAGATGCGGGGGGCGCCCTCCGCCGTGGAGCTGCGGATGCTCAACGGCCTGCCGGCGGTGGTGGCCGTGTTTCCTCCGCCCCAGCGCGACCCGCAGGCGGGCACCCAGATGGTGGTCCGCGTGGAGCTGGGGGCGGACGGGCGAATCACACAGGTCCACTCCATCCTCACGGACCGCAAGCTCGCCGGGCTGCGCATGCCCGTGCCCGCCTGA
- a CDS encoding phytoene desaturase family protein, giving the protein MKAPRVAVIGGGLGGLSAAALLARGGCAVTLFERSKHLGGRGQTSDVEGFRFNLGAHALYQGGAGMRVLGELGVKPAGGMPGAGSYLLSGGRLHTMPRGLVSLLTTDALGLPGKLELAKLLAGLGRVDLAPLANITTRDWVEQHLSNADARAFILALVRVMTYCADVDAMSAQSAVAQLQAKPAVLYVDGGWSTLVSELETRARDAGTRLELSARVSAVLLADTGARVRGVRLADGTEHAADAVVVAGGPGDIAALLPADALLAHDAARAVPVMAATLELGLSRLPRPDALFALGTDGPWYASVHSAVAKLAPEGGAMVHVMQYLGGRGPEASEARLEEVMDALQPGWRTSVVARRYRPSLLVSHWLPTAETGGLRGRPSVEVPHVPGLYRVGDWVGPEGLLAEASFASAESVARALVPGQQVASRRAVGR; this is encoded by the coding sequence ATGAAGGCACCTCGAGTGGCGGTCATCGGTGGAGGGCTGGGAGGCCTGTCGGCGGCGGCGCTGCTGGCACGGGGCGGTTGCGCGGTGACGCTCTTCGAGCGCTCGAAGCACCTGGGAGGCCGGGGACAGACGTCGGACGTGGAGGGCTTCCGCTTCAACCTCGGCGCTCACGCGCTGTACCAGGGGGGCGCGGGGATGCGAGTGCTTGGCGAGCTGGGCGTGAAGCCCGCGGGTGGCATGCCCGGCGCGGGCTCGTATCTGCTGAGTGGCGGACGCCTGCACACGATGCCGCGCGGGCTGGTCTCCCTGCTGACCACGGACGCGCTCGGACTGCCGGGGAAGCTGGAGCTCGCGAAGCTGCTCGCGGGGCTGGGACGCGTGGACCTGGCGCCGCTGGCGAACATCACCACGCGCGACTGGGTGGAGCAGCACCTGTCGAACGCGGACGCCCGCGCCTTCATCCTGGCGCTGGTGCGGGTGATGACCTACTGCGCGGACGTGGACGCGATGAGCGCCCAGTCCGCCGTCGCCCAGCTCCAGGCGAAGCCGGCGGTGCTCTACGTGGACGGCGGGTGGAGCACGCTTGTCTCCGAGTTGGAGACCCGCGCGCGCGATGCGGGCACACGGCTGGAGCTCTCCGCGCGCGTGAGCGCGGTCCTGCTAGCGGATACGGGTGCGCGCGTTCGTGGCGTGCGGCTCGCGGATGGGACGGAGCACGCGGCGGACGCGGTGGTGGTGGCGGGCGGGCCGGGTGACATCGCGGCGCTGCTGCCCGCTGACGCGCTCCTGGCGCACGACGCGGCCCGCGCCGTGCCGGTGATGGCGGCCACGCTGGAGCTGGGGCTGTCCCGGTTGCCCCGTCCGGACGCGCTGTTCGCGCTCGGGACTGATGGCCCCTGGTACGCGTCGGTGCACTCCGCGGTGGCGAAGCTGGCGCCGGAAGGCGGCGCGATGGTGCATGTGATGCAATACCTGGGCGGCAGGGGCCCGGAGGCGAGCGAGGCCCGCTTGGAGGAAGTGATGGATGCGCTGCAACCCGGTTGGCGGACGTCCGTGGTGGCGCGCCGTTACCGGCCCTCCCTGCTGGTGTCGCACTGGCTGCCGACGGCGGAGACGGGCGGCCTGCGCGGACGCCCCTCGGTGGAGGTGCCGCACGTGCCTGGGTTGTACCGCGTGGGAGATTGGGTGGGGCCGGAGGGCTTGCTCGCGGAGGCGTCCTTCGCCAGCGCGGAGTCGGTGGCGCGCGCGCTCGTCCCGGGCCAGCAGGTGGCGTCACGCCGGGCAGTGGGGCGCTGA
- a CDS encoding alpha/beta fold hydrolase, with protein sequence MRKLLAALLALPVLTACGPAPESDSNDMRLAPEGAEVASTEQELFGTPRERSVRLRTGVTLRYVEQGLPLGPAVVFLHGFSDSNHTWDLNLRTFPRNHHVYVLDQRGHGDSTRPACCYTQQSFAADVDAFLEAVGERSAILVGHSMGSFIAQQVALDFPRRVKGLVLVGSAPTVAGNPVALELKSIVDTFEGTVDPEFIRAFQESTFVRPVPASYINTMVSESSKVPARVWQDALDGLLAEDHSARLNHIRVPVLVIGGDQDGFFSVADQQALVDALPDAEFKLYPNTGHAPHAEQPRRFNQDVHRFLREVTRW encoded by the coding sequence ATGAGAAAGCTCCTCGCCGCCCTGCTCGCTCTTCCCGTTCTCACCGCCTGTGGTCCCGCGCCGGAGTCCGACTCGAATGACATGCGGCTGGCACCCGAGGGCGCCGAGGTGGCCTCCACCGAGCAGGAGCTGTTCGGCACGCCCCGTGAGCGCTCCGTCCGCCTGCGCACCGGCGTGACGCTGCGCTACGTGGAGCAAGGCCTGCCGCTGGGCCCCGCAGTGGTGTTCCTCCACGGCTTTTCGGATTCCAACCACACGTGGGACCTGAACCTGCGCACCTTCCCGCGCAACCACCACGTCTACGTGCTGGACCAGCGCGGCCACGGGGATTCGACGCGCCCGGCGTGCTGCTACACGCAGCAGTCCTTCGCCGCGGACGTGGACGCCTTCCTGGAAGCGGTGGGCGAGCGCAGCGCCATCCTCGTCGGCCACTCCATGGGCAGCTTCATCGCGCAGCAGGTGGCGTTGGACTTCCCGCGGCGCGTGAAGGGATTGGTGCTCGTCGGCTCGGCACCCACCGTCGCCGGCAACCCGGTGGCGCTGGAGCTGAAGTCCATCGTGGACACGTTCGAGGGCACGGTGGATCCGGAGTTCATCCGCGCGTTCCAGGAGAGCACCTTCGTGCGCCCTGTTCCGGCGTCGTACATCAACACGATGGTGTCGGAGAGCAGCAAGGTGCCCGCGCGCGTGTGGCAGGACGCGCTGGACGGCCTGCTCGCGGAGGACCACTCGGCGCGGCTGAACCACATCCGCGTGCCGGTGCTCGTCATTGGCGGAGACCAGGACGGCTTCTTCTCCGTCGCTGACCAGCAGGCGCTGGTGGACGCCCTGCCGGACGCCGAGTTCAAGCTGTACCCGAACACCGGCCATGCGCCCCACGCGGAGCAGCCGCGGCGCTTCAACCAGGACGTGCACCGCTTCCTGCGCGAAGTGACGCGCTGGTAG
- a CDS encoding DMT family transporter, with protein sequence MSRTAGFLIVALSGVCFGALGLFGRLAYAAGTDVATLLFLRFSIAGAVLASVMVLRRQRWPRGGVLVVLMLLGAAGYFSQSGVYFFALQHAPAGLVALLLYSFPALVALVQRVVFKEHLGRVKWLAVVLSVGGTVLTADLSQGGATLPGVLLGLLSALFYTVYVVASGRVSGRAGPLASSTVILCSAGFSFGVAMLVRGPAFPGSVTGWAAVVGLALVATVAAVLLFFVGIQRIGPVNTSLVSNLEPLTAVVLGALFLDERLTPRQVLGGVLILGAAVMLARADVPRASPEPPAGGGAPGAVPG encoded by the coding sequence ATGAGCCGCACGGCTGGCTTCCTCATCGTGGCGTTGTCGGGCGTGTGTTTCGGCGCGCTGGGCCTCTTTGGCCGCCTGGCCTATGCGGCGGGCACGGACGTGGCCACGCTGCTGTTCCTTCGCTTCTCAATCGCGGGGGCGGTGCTCGCCAGCGTCATGGTGCTGCGCCGCCAGCGGTGGCCTCGGGGTGGGGTACTAGTCGTCCTGATGTTGCTGGGCGCCGCCGGGTACTTCAGCCAGTCCGGGGTCTACTTCTTCGCCCTGCAGCACGCGCCCGCGGGGCTGGTGGCCCTGCTGCTGTACTCCTTCCCCGCGCTGGTGGCGCTGGTGCAGCGAGTCGTCTTCAAGGAGCACCTGGGCCGGGTGAAGTGGCTGGCGGTGGTCCTGTCGGTGGGCGGCACGGTACTGACAGCCGACCTGTCCCAGGGCGGCGCCACGCTGCCGGGCGTGCTGCTGGGCCTGCTGTCCGCGCTGTTCTACACCGTCTATGTCGTCGCCAGCGGCCGGGTGTCCGGTCGGGCGGGGCCGCTGGCCTCCAGCACCGTCATCCTGTGCTCGGCGGGTTTCTCCTTCGGCGTGGCCATGCTGGTGCGTGGCCCTGCCTTCCCCGGCTCCGTCACGGGCTGGGCCGCGGTGGTGGGGTTGGCGCTGGTGGCCACGGTGGCCGCGGTGCTCCTCTTCTTCGTGGGCATCCAGCGCATCGGCCCGGTGAACACGTCGCTGGTGTCCAACCTGGAGCCCCTGACGGCGGTGGTGCTGGGGGCGCTCTTCCTGGACGAGCGGCTCACCCCACGCCAGGTCCTGGGAGGCGTTCTCATCCTCGGGGCCGCGGTGATGCTGGCCCGCGCCGATGTGCCCCGCGCCTCCCCGGAGCCGCCCGCGGGAGGCGGTGCTCCGGGGGCGGTGCCCGGTTAA
- a CDS encoding rhodanese-like domain-containing protein, with the protein MTPQELSEKARQLVAEGAVLLDVRTPQEFQEGHPEPARNIPVQELPRRLAEVGPPGTPVVVYCAAGGRSAQAVQLLRANGFPDVFDLKSVKNW; encoded by the coding sequence ATGACACCCCAGGAACTCTCGGAGAAGGCCCGGCAGCTCGTCGCTGAAGGCGCGGTGCTGCTGGATGTGCGCACGCCGCAGGAATTTCAGGAAGGGCACCCCGAGCCCGCCCGGAACATCCCCGTGCAGGAGCTGCCCCGCCGGCTGGCCGAGGTGGGCCCGCCCGGCACGCCCGTGGTGGTGTATTGCGCCGCGGGTGGCCGCAGCGCCCAGGCCGTGCAGTTGCTGCGCGCCAACGGCTTCCCGGACGTCTTCGACCTCAAATCCGTGAAGAACTGGTAG
- a CDS encoding GreA/GreB family elongation factor, translated as MRLDKHALLGQLADRLQQSDRLAHRAEAEAREAARSLATESEKKEDGRAALEFGSLATGQAQRARRVQEELQALTKFGQAEVPRFPRQGPVALGAIVDVSTEDEEGFSERTFFVLPAGAGTELTGPGGDGFLSVITPASPVGRALMGRKAGDTVEVMLAGEVREWTVLEVA; from the coding sequence ATGCGACTCGACAAGCATGCACTCCTGGGCCAGCTCGCGGACCGCCTCCAGCAGAGCGACCGGCTGGCCCACCGCGCCGAGGCGGAGGCCCGCGAGGCCGCCCGCAGTCTGGCCACGGAGTCCGAGAAGAAAGAGGACGGCCGCGCCGCCCTGGAGTTCGGCAGCCTCGCCACCGGACAGGCCCAGCGGGCCCGCCGGGTCCAGGAAGAACTCCAGGCGCTGACGAAGTTCGGTCAGGCGGAGGTCCCCCGTTTCCCCCGGCAGGGGCCGGTGGCGCTGGGCGCCATCGTGGACGTCAGCACCGAGGACGAGGAGGGCTTCTCCGAGCGGACCTTCTTCGTCCTGCCCGCGGGCGCCGGCACCGAGCTGACGGGGCCGGGCGGTGACGGCTTCCTGTCCGTCATCACCCCCGCCTCCCCCGTGGGGCGCGCCCTCATGGGCCGAAAGGCGGGGGATACAGTGGAAGTGATGCTCGCGGGCGAGGTCCGCGAGTGGACGGTGCTCGAGGTCGCGTGA